GGGGTGGGGATGGGGGTTAGGGGAGGGGGTGCGGGCGTGGGCTCGGGGGGAGGCGGGGTGGTTTCCTCGGCCAGGAAGTCCTCCTCCGCCAAAAGCGTTTCGGGAAGGGGCTCTTCCTCGGCGAGGAGGGCGGCGAGCTCCTCCACCGGGGTGGTTTCCGCCGGCCCCGCCGGGGAGGGCTCCTCGGCCAGGAGGGCTTCCAATTCCTCGTCCAGGGGGCTTGGCGTAGGGGGTTCTAGGGCCTCCTCCGGGAGGGGGGCCAGGTCCTCTTCGGGAACCGGGGGCGGGGGCTCCTCTGCCAGAAGGACCTCGTCCTCCAGGTCTAGCTCCAGGTCCATCTCCTCCAGGACCGGCTCCAAGTCTAGGGCCTCCTCTTCCAACTCTTCCAACTGCACCGTGGGGGTTTTGGGGGGCTCGGGGAGGAGCTCCGAGAGGTCCACCCCCTCCTTCCCCAGGGCCTCCTGGGCCCGCCTTAGGTCTTCCTCCGGCAAGACGGGGGGCGGCTCCTCCGGCATGGGGGGCAGGTCCACCTCTCCCGCCATCACCTTGGCCAAAAAGGCCAGGATATCCCGCTCCACGATGGTGCCCTCGGGGCCCGTGCCTTGAAGGCGGCGCCAGTCAATGCCGTTTTCCTCGGCGAGCCGCCTTGCCAGGGGCGTGATCTTGGGTTCTTCCATCTTGGCCCTATGATAGCAGGGTGGAGGCGCGTTTTGCCGAGCTTTTGGCCGGGTACTGCCTCGAGGCGGGCCCCGGCGAGACCGTCCTGGTGGAGGCGGAAACCCCGGCCCTTCCCCTCATCCCCCACCTGAAGCGGGCCCTCCTCGCCCGGGGGGCCTACCCCCTTTTCCGCCTGGCCTACCCCGGGGAGGAGCGGGACTTCCTCCTCCATGGGGGAGCGTGGCTGGAGAGGATCCCCGAGGCCGAATGGGCCCTCTACGAGAAGGCGGACAAGTTCTTGCGGGTCCTTTCGGCGGAAAACCCCCTGGAGGGGGCCGGCTTGGACCCCGAGCTTGCTTTGCGCCAAAGGCGGGCCTGGCGGCCCTTGCAGGAGATGCGCCTGAGGAAGCGCTGGACCCTCACCCTCTACCCCACCGTGGGCTACGCCGTGGGGGCGGGGATGGGCACGGAGGCGTTTAGGGCTTACCTGGAAAGGGCGCTTTTCCTGGACCAGGAGGACCCCATCGCCGCCTGGAAAGCCCTTTCCCGCTTCCAGGAGGCCCTCATCCGGAGGCTTTCCCAGGGGAAAGAGCTCCGCATCCTGGCCCCGGGCACGGACCTTACCCTTTCCGTGGCGGGGAGGGTGTGGGTGAACTCCGACGGGAAGCGGAACATGCCCTCGGGGGAGGTCTTCACGGGCCCGGTGGAGGATAGCGCCCAAGGGGAGGTGCGCTTCAACCTCCCCGCTTTCGTGGGGGGCAGGCGGGTGGAAGGGGTCTACCTCCGCTTTGAGGAGGGGCGGGTGGTGGAGGCCCGGGCGGCGGTGGGGGAGGACTACCTGCTCCGCGCCCTGGACACGGACGAGGGGGCCAGGCGGCTTGGGGAGGTGGGGATCGGCACCAACTTCGGCCTCACCCGGCCCACGGGCCTCATCCTCTTGGACGAGAAGATGGGGGGCACGGTCCACCTGGCCTTGGGCCAAAGCTACCCGGAAACGGGCGGGAAGAACCAAAGCGCCCTCCACTGGGACCTGGTGCTTTCCCTGAAGGAAGGCAAACTCCTTCTGGACGGCAAGCCTCTTCTTTCCGAAGGCCGCTTCCTGGAGGGCTAGAGGTCCTTGCGTTCAAAGATGAGGGCCGCCAGGAAGGCGAAGCCCAGGGTGTAGATGAAAAGGAGGGAAAGCCCAAGCCCCGCCGCCTCGGGCCTTAGGTGGAGGTCCAGGTAGGTGGTGAGGAGGAAGGGCGTTAGGGCGGGAAAGGCCACGAGGAGGCGCATGAGGAGGAGGGTGGCCACCGCCGCCAGGGCGCTTGCGGTGGTGGAGAGGAAAAGCGTCCCGTAGAGAAGGGCCAAAGCGGCGAGGGGCACGAGCACCGCCCCCGCCAGGAGGTGCGCCCTTAGGAGCTCCGCTAGGGCTTTCCCTGGGGCCAGGAGCCCCACCCCGGCGAAGCCCCCTTCCCCGAGGCCCGTGCCGCCGAAGAAGGGGCCAAGCCCGTGGGGCAGGCCGGCGAGGAGGCTTCCCAGGAAACTGGCCCCAAGGAGCACGAAAGGGTAAAGGAGCGTGGCGAAAAGCTTGCTCAAGAGGAGGAGGCTTCGGGGAAGGGGTCTTAGGAGGAGGGTCTTTAGGGTGCCTTGGGCCACCTCGCTCCCCAAGGACTCGCTCGCCGCCATGACCACCAGGAAAGGGAAGAGGAACTCCATCCCGGCGAGGAGGCTTAGGGACACCACCTGCCACCCCGAGGCCAGGACGAGGCCGTAGACCTCCTTGAGCCCGGGGGCCAGGGCCCAGAGGAAGGGGAGGAGGAAGGCGAAGAGGAGCCCCAGGGCCACGGAGCGCAAGCGGAAGAGCTTATAGAGTTCAAAGAAGAAGAGCCTAAGCATGCTTCACCCTCTCCTGGTAGTAGGTGAGGAGGTCAAACCGCTCGGGGTGAAGGGCCTTCACCCGGTAGCCCTCTTGGAGGAGGGCCTTTAACGCCGCTTCCGGGTTCCCCTCAAAGAGGATGGCCCCTCCCTGGAGCCGGGCCTGGGCCACCTGGGGGAGGGTTTTGAGGAGGGCCAGGGCCCCTTCCGGGGGGTGGGCCTCGAGGCGGTACACTTCCCGCCCGGAAAGCGCCACCTCGTCCAAAAGCCTTCCCCCGCCCAGGATCCCCACCTTGTGGGCGTACTGGCTCACCTCCTGCAGGTGGTGGGTGGAAAGGAGGACCGCCACCCCTTCCCGGGAGAGCTCCCTTAAGAGCCCATGGACCAGCTCCACCCCCTCGGGGTCCAGGCCGCTCGTGGGCTCGTCCAGGACCAGGACCTTGGGCCGGTGGAGGATGGCCGCCGCCAGGCCCAGGCGCTGCCGCTGCCCTAGGGAGTAGCTCCCCACCTTCTGGTCCGCCACTGCCAGGAGCTTTAGACGGGCCAGCACCTCGCCGATGCGGCTTTCCTCCTTAACCCCGGCCAAGTAGGCCTGCAAGCGGAGGTTTTCCCGCCCCGTGAGGTAGGGGTAGAAGGCCGCCGGGGCCTCCACCACTGCTCCCAGGTAGCGCCTGGCCGAGGGGTTCTTGTGCACGTCCTCCCCCAGGAGGAACGTCTGGCCTTCCGTGGGGAAGGCCAGGCCCGTCACCAGGCGGATCAAGGTGGTCTTGCCCGAGCCGTTGGGGCCCGCCAGGGCGTAGACCTCCCCCGGGGCCACCTTCAGGCTCACCCCT
This Thermus hydrothermalis DNA region includes the following protein-coding sequences:
- a CDS encoding E3 binding domain-containing protein, encoding MEEPKITPLARRLAEENGIDWRRLQGTGPEGTIVERDILAFLAKVMAGEVDLPPMPEEPPPVLPEEDLRRAQEALGKEGVDLSELLPEPPKTPTVQLEELEEEALDLEPVLEEMDLELDLEDEVLLAEEPPPPVPEEDLAPLPEEALEPPTPSPLDEELEALLAEEPSPAGPAETTPVEELAALLAEEEPLPETLLAEEDFLAEETTPPPPEPTPAPPPLTPIPTP
- a CDS encoding aminopeptidase, whose protein sequence is MEARFAELLAGYCLEAGPGETVLVEAETPALPLIPHLKRALLARGAYPLFRLAYPGEERDFLLHGGAWLERIPEAEWALYEKADKFLRVLSAENPLEGAGLDPELALRQRRAWRPLQEMRLRKRWTLTLYPTVGYAVGAGMGTEAFRAYLERALFLDQEDPIAAWKALSRFQEALIRRLSQGKELRILAPGTDLTLSVAGRVWVNSDGKRNMPSGEVFTGPVEDSAQGEVRFNLPAFVGGRRVEGVYLRFEEGRVVEARAAVGEDYLLRALDTDEGARRLGEVGIGTNFGLTRPTGLILLDEKMGGTVHLALGQSYPETGGKNQSALHWDLVLSLKEGKLLLDGKPLLSEGRFLEG
- a CDS encoding ABC transporter permease, with translation MLRLFFFELYKLFRLRSVALGLLFAFLLPFLWALAPGLKEVYGLVLASGWQVVSLSLLAGMEFLFPFLVVMAASESLGSEVAQGTLKTLLLRPLPRSLLLLSKLFATLLYPFVLLGASFLGSLLAGLPHGLGPFFGGTGLGEGGFAGVGLLAPGKALAELLRAHLLAGAVLVPLAALALLYGTLFLSTTASALAAVATLLLMRLLVAFPALTPFLLTTYLDLHLRPEAAGLGLSLLFIYTLGFAFLAALIFERKDL
- a CDS encoding ABC transporter ATP-binding protein, with protein sequence MEALRLEGVGKRYGRKPVLQGVSLKVAPGEVYALAGPNGSGKTTLIRLVTGLAFPTEGQTFLLGEDVHKNPSARRYLGAVVEAPAAFYPYLTGRENLRLQAYLAGVKEESRIGEVLARLKLLAVADQKVGSYSLGQRQRLGLAAAILHRPKVLVLDEPTSGLDPEGVELVHGLLRELSREGVAVLLSTHHLQEVSQYAHKVGILGGGRLLDEVALSGREVYRLEAHPPEGALALLKTLPQVAQARLQGGAILFEGNPEAALKALLQEGYRVKALHPERFDLLTYYQERVKHA